Sequence from the Mesorhizobium sp. PAMC28654 genome:
TGCTCGAACTCGATGAAGGCAAGCCAGTTCGCATCATCAGAACGGAAGCGTCCATCTGGCCGTTCGACAAGGACGGCGGAATTGTCGAGGGGCTGCACCAGGCCCTGGCGTTGGCCATGAACTCTTTGCCGACACCGAAGCCCGACGGCACCGTCATTGAGCTTCGCCCACGTGCCAAGCAGGCAAAGTTGCAAAAGGAGTATCGGTGGGAGCCGGGGACTGCGGAGATCGAAAGGGTCATCGCCGACATCTGGCCCAAGAAGAGGGCGGATCGGTTGAAGTCGGCCGCGGGGATTTCGAGGCGCAAACCTCCCCTGACGTTCGAAGCCAGGCAAGCGATCGACCGTTCGAAGCCAGGCAAGCGATCGACGAAATCTCGGGGATGTTCTGGAAGATTTCGAGTGCGATCGAGGATCTCAAGGGGGAGCCCAGCCAAAAGTCATTGGGGTTCGAAGCCAGGGAACGGGCCCGCGCAGATTCCGAGTATGCATTTCTTTATCGTGCGATCGCCGACATTTCGGACTGGCACCTGGAGGTCCAGCGCAGGCGCCGAACCGGCAAAGGCGTTTGGTACGCGGTGGTGGATATCACAATGTGGGATGACGACCGCGTCGGGCGAAGCGTTGGTCGATTTCACCAGGAGTGCACCGGTAAGCAAGCTGCTGTTGCCGCGGCAAGAAAACTCTTGGCCCAGCACGCAGACCAGTTTGCGGAAAACATAACCGTCGAGGCTGAGGTGATCACCGATATCGAGTGGCAGGAACGAGTGAAACAGTTCGAAGCGGACTGAAACCGGGAAGGGAGCACAGGCCGAACTGTTCTGCTCCGCGTCTGTTTCCCGTCTGTTTTCAGATATGCCGGGTTGCGCCCCGCAGCAAGAAGCTCACTGTTACGCCGCTGTTCTCAGTGAAGATGGATCGGCCAATTAAATTGGCCTAGAGCCCTTATCATGACTGAAGCATTATCCTCGGCGAGCTTCATCCGTGGCTCAGCAAATGGCAGCGGAAATCCGTTTGCATGCGTCTGGAGGCGCCGAGCAGGGACAACACCTGCTGAACCGCTTGGCCGGCTTGCTTCAATCGCAGTCCGATACGCCAGCAGATGCGCTGGCCCTCGCGGCCACGGCCAATCTGCTACTGCCAGCGGCTGTTGCGTCCATCTCCGAAGATGATCGTCTGGCGGCTGACTGCGCCATCGTCTTGCTCGGTCGCACAAAAGAGCGCGGTTGGCACACCAATGAGCAGGAGCACCAGCAGCACGACGTCTATGACATTTTCCACGACGGCCTCCCGCCTAAGAGTCTGGACAGCCGCAGACATACCGATTGATGCGCTGCTGACAATGGTACTTCTCGCCATGCGGTGAATTGAGTGGCAGAACCTCACGCCTGTCAGAGCGCTGCACCCATTGTTGCTCGACCGCAACAATGGGTTGAAATCTCCCTGGAGCCCCTCCTTGGGGATTTCTAATTTAGGCATTCCTTTTATGCTTCGGACATAAGTGGGGTTCTGTTAATGAAATCATTTCTGTTCGCAATCGCTACTCTCGTTGCCGCAACCGGCGGTGCGTTCGCCGCCGACGTTGTGACTTTGGAGCCACCACCTCCGGTGCCCGTCGCATCTACGTACAACTGGACGGGACTCTATGTCGGCGCTCAGGCCGGTTACGATTGGGCGAAGACGAGCTACAATTTCAGCAATCCCGTCCCGAGCGGAAGTTTTACTCCGAGCGGATTTGTGGGCGGTCTGTACGTTGGATACAATTATCAGTTCGCTACACCGCTTGTCGTCGGCGTCGAAGGTGATGTCGACTATTCCAATGTGAAAGGTAGCTTTGACAATCCGTTTGGCGGGTTCAGTGGCGGCAGCGCCAAATTGCGGTGGCAGGGGTCCGCGCGTGTCAGGGTTGGTTACGCTTTCGATCGCTTCCTGCCTTATATTGCCGGTGGCGTAGCAGTCGGCGACTTTCGCTTTGAGGGCGGCCCTGGTCTTGGTTCGGGTATTACACCCGCACTGGAGTCCTGGAACAAGACGATGACCGGTTGGACCATAGGTGCCGGGGTGGAATACGCCCTTGCTGATAAGTGGACTGCACGCCTTGAGTATCGCTACACTGACTTCGGGACCGCACATGGAAATCTAGCGCCCGCATACTCCTCGGTTGTCGAGACGATGAAAGTTCGGGATCACTCGGTTCGTGTTGGCGTTAGCTACAAGTTCTAATCGTCCCGTCTGAGCAGACAGCAATCAAGAAAAACGCCCGTTGTGGAAAACGCAGCGGGCGTTAGTTCGGGAAGGGTGATGAATGCGTTGCGGTCAGGGCGTCCCCTACCCATCGAAGACGGTACGCCCCGCTTAGCTGGATAATAAGCGCGCGCCAGTTGAAGCGCGGCAAAGTCGAGTTGCGTGGGACGCATCCGCAGACTTTGCCTTGCGTTCTAGCCTTGGAAGAAAAGCCGGGCAGTCTGCAGCACAAGCGGGTTGTGCGACCACTGGACGGTACCCAGGTGGGAGCAGCAACGCTAATGCTAGTAGGCCAACCGGTTCGCTTAGGCTGTCCAGTTCCATACGGTTTTGTAAGCATACCGCCACGCTGGCGCCAAAGTCGTTCACGAATTTGGACCTGTAGGGACAAGTTCACTGAATGGAGGAATGAAACATGTTTCGGAAATTAGCCATTGCCACCGCACTCGTAGCCGTTTGCAGTATGCCCGCTTTCGCTGCCACGGAATATTGGGTGGCAAAGGATGCGACCACAAAGAAGTGTGAAGTCGTGACGAAAAAGCCAGACGGCACGAAGTTGATGGATGCCGGTAAGAAAACCTACGCCACTAAGGGCGATGCCGACAAAGCCCTGAAACTCCTTGGCGATTGCAAATAATTGATCCAGTCCGCCTCTTGCGCGCAACACCCGTCCCAGGGGTGGGACGGGTG
This genomic interval carries:
- a CDS encoding PAS domain-containing protein, with protein sequence MGAGDCGDRKGHRRHLAQEEGGSVEVGRGDFEAQTSPDVRSQASDRPFEARQAIDEISGMFWKISSAIEDLKGEPSQKSLGFEARERARADSEYAFLYRAIADISDWHLEVQRRRRTGKGVWYAVVDITMWDDDRVGRSVGRFHQECTGKQAAVAAARKLLAQHADQFAENITVEAEVITDIEWQERVKQFEAD
- a CDS encoding outer membrane protein; translation: MKSFLFAIATLVAATGGAFAADVVTLEPPPPVPVASTYNWTGLYVGAQAGYDWAKTSYNFSNPVPSGSFTPSGFVGGLYVGYNYQFATPLVVGVEGDVDYSNVKGSFDNPFGGFSGGSAKLRWQGSARVRVGYAFDRFLPYIAGGVAVGDFRFEGGPGLGSGITPALESWNKTMTGWTIGAGVEYALADKWTARLEYRYTDFGTAHGNLAPAYSSVVETMKVRDHSVRVGVSYKF